A genomic region of Bacillota bacterium contains the following coding sequences:
- a CDS encoding ABC transporter substrate-binding protein codes for MRRLWLVVLACVLLMSASVLAAPYVEQEDLTPSAKPIRGGTLRLALPASPQSFLFYGALDNNAYTVIGQTMTGLVELHPVTNAIRPGLAESWETSPDGKEVVFHLRDVKWSDGVPLTADDVIFTFENFIMNPVAKGNSVDRFTIVDTSDGKKKPIQWVKINDKTVKAVLPSPFGPFYMNLSAAYIYPKHKLESKIDKKRPDSVNELWLTNTNPKEIIANGPYRIAEYVMDQKVVLERNPNYWKVDRFGNQLPYFDKLEYLIIKDDEVRLAKFMSGEIDYMAVSAKDFPVLKAKEKAGAPFTVFMAQPTQPTPSPVHISFNYDVANPDLRELFRNTDFRRAMEFLLDRQRIIDEVYNGLAIPGGGLVLPSNKAFYNPKVEEIMRPYDPKQANAILDKLGLKNRGRDGFRLFPNGKRVEFTLTVASAPQDHQDIALIFKEDLEKAGIKVNLQILDATLVGNMFGAGNFEAGIRAFGNQPDLELRKAIWQPGTQLYYWHYSTLDKNTLTAITSNMTDWEKRLYTLFDLGSVTTDPAKRKAVYDEVQEIYFDVVPVIFVTKEMNLFAANKSLGNVWQDKQGVVYFSTYTAYRQ; via the coding sequence ATGAGACGTCTGTGGTTGGTTGTCCTTGCCTGTGTACTGCTGATGAGCGCCTCGGTACTGGCCGCGCCCTACGTCGAGCAAGAAGACCTCACTCCTTCAGCAAAGCCGATCCGCGGGGGCACGCTGCGCCTTGCGCTCCCGGCCTCGCCGCAGTCGTTCCTCTTTTATGGGGCACTTGATAACAACGCCTACACAGTCATCGGTCAGACCATGACCGGCCTGGTCGAGCTGCACCCGGTCACCAACGCGATCAGGCCCGGCCTTGCCGAGTCGTGGGAGACGTCCCCTGACGGGAAAGAGGTGGTCTTTCACCTGAGGGACGTGAAATGGTCGGACGGGGTCCCACTCACTGCGGACGACGTGATCTTTACCTTTGAGAACTTCATCATGAACCCCGTGGCCAAGGGCAATTCGGTCGACAGGTTTACCATTGTGGATACTTCCGACGGGAAGAAAAAGCCGATTCAGTGGGTCAAGATCAACGACAAGACCGTGAAAGCCGTTCTACCGTCGCCGTTCGGCCCGTTCTACATGAACCTCTCTGCCGCGTACATTTATCCCAAGCACAAGCTGGAGAGCAAGATCGACAAGAAGAGGCCCGACTCAGTCAACGAGCTTTGGCTCACCAACACCAACCCGAAGGAGATAATCGCCAACGGACCCTACAGGATCGCCGAGTACGTGATGGATCAGAAGGTCGTCCTCGAGCGAAACCCGAATTACTGGAAGGTCGACCGGTTCGGCAACCAGCTTCCTTACTTCGATAAGCTCGAATACCTCATCATCAAAGATGACGAAGTCAGGCTCGCGAAATTCATGTCCGGCGAGATCGATTACATGGCAGTCTCGGCCAAGGACTTCCCGGTGTTGAAGGCTAAGGAGAAGGCGGGAGCGCCGTTCACGGTCTTCATGGCCCAGCCCACCCAGCCGACGCCGAGCCCGGTCCACATCTCCTTTAATTACGACGTCGCCAACCCCGATCTGAGGGAACTCTTCAGGAATACTGACTTCCGCAGGGCCATGGAATTCCTTCTCGACAGGCAGAGGATCATCGATGAGGTGTACAATGGGCTCGCGATCCCTGGCGGGGGCCTTGTCCTGCCCTCCAATAAGGCCTTCTACAATCCGAAGGTCGAGGAGATCATGAGACCGTACGATCCCAAGCAGGCGAACGCCATCCTCGACAAGCTCGGCCTCAAGAACAGGGGCCGTGACGGGTTCAGGCTGTTCCCCAATGGGAAGAGAGTTGAGTTCACGCTGACAGTTGCCAGCGCACCGCAGGATCACCAGGACATCGCTCTGATCTTCAAGGAAGACCTGGAGAAAGCCGGCATCAAGGTCAATCTGCAGATTCTCGACGCGACGCTCGTCGGGAACATGTTCGGCGCGGGCAATTTCGAGGCAGGCATCAGGGCATTCGGGAACCAGCCTGACCTCGAGCTCCGCAAGGCCATATGGCAGCCTGGAACACAGCTGTATTACTGGCACTATTCAACGCTGGACAAGAACACGCTCACGGCAATCACGAGCAACATGACTGACTGGGAGAAGAGGCTTTATACCCTCTTCGACCTAGGCTCGGTCACGACCGATCCGGCCAAGAGGAAGGCCGTCTACGACGAGGTGCAAGAGATCTACTTCGACGTGGTCCCTGTCATCTTCGTCACCAAGGAGATGAACCTCTTCGCGGCCAACAAGTCGCTGGGCAACGTTTGGCAGGACAAACAAGGCGTGGTATACTTCTCGACCTATACAGCATACAGGCAGTAG
- a CDS encoding ABC transporter permease, with the protein MRAFIARRFLIMIPMMVLASVICFWITELQPGDFVSQYLDNPRISPEQIRLLRERLGLDRPAYIRYLMWAKAVVTRGDFGYSFAYERPVADLIWERMGWTVMVALLTVVFQWLLAVPMGIYSALHPYSPLDYTMTIVGFIGISIPDFFLALIMMFFALKAGATSIGGLFSVEFIGAPWGLAKFVDLLKHLWMPIVVVGVGGLAGLMRVMRGNMLDVVGSPFVTALRAYGLDERRIRTHAVKNALNPMVSIAGAELPNIFSGTIIAAIVLNLPTMGPFFYNALLNHDQYLVMAFLMFIAFITQIGNLLADIALAFLDPRIRMS; encoded by the coding sequence ATGCGGGCGTTCATAGCGAGAAGGTTCCTCATTATGATCCCCATGATGGTTCTCGCGTCGGTGATCTGTTTCTGGATCACCGAGCTGCAGCCCGGGGATTTCGTCAGCCAGTACCTGGATAACCCAAGGATATCTCCGGAACAGATCAGGCTTCTGAGAGAGCGGCTCGGGCTCGACAGGCCCGCTTATATAAGGTACCTGATGTGGGCGAAAGCCGTGGTGACGAGGGGGGACTTCGGTTACTCCTTTGCTTACGAGCGGCCTGTCGCGGACCTCATATGGGAGCGGATGGGTTGGACCGTCATGGTCGCGCTCTTGACAGTTGTGTTTCAGTGGCTCCTTGCCGTGCCCATGGGCATTTACTCGGCCCTACACCCTTATTCACCCTTGGATTACACCATGACCATCGTGGGGTTCATCGGCATCTCGATCCCTGATTTCTTCCTCGCGCTGATAATGATGTTCTTTGCGCTCAAGGCTGGCGCCACATCCATCGGAGGGCTGTTCTCAGTTGAGTTCATAGGCGCCCCATGGGGCCTCGCGAAATTCGTGGACCTTCTCAAGCATTTGTGGATGCCCATCGTGGTGGTTGGGGTGGGTGGCCTGGCGGGGCTCATGAGGGTGATGAGGGGCAACATGCTCGATGTGGTGGGCTCCCCGTTCGTCACGGCTCTCAGGGCCTATGGTCTAGACGAGCGACGCATCAGGACGCACGCCGTGAAGAACGCGCTCAACCCCATGGTGAGCATCGCCGGAGCGGAGCTTCCCAACATATTCAGCGGCACGATAATCGCAGCCATCGTGCTGAACCTCCCCACGATGGGTCCGTTTTTCTACAACGCGCTGCTCAATCACGACCAGTACCTGGTCATGGCCTTTTTGATGTTCATCGCGTTCATCACACAGATCGGAAACTTGCTTGCTGACATCGCGCTCGCCTTCCTCGATCCGAGGATAAGGATGAGCTAG
- a CDS encoding ABC transporter permease yields MEGTRKRVVESFFKHKLGMVGLVALAILYFVVLLADFISPYNFAETHRNFVYAPPSKIRWTDPDGRWVGPHIYGMKRSRDPVTFELVYVEDTTTVVPIRFFVRGEKYRFLGLWETDLHLFGVEASTDKAMLLLLGADRFGRDLFSRILVGGRVSMTVGLLGTFLSVFIGAIVGALSGYYGGWVDVLIQRFTELLRSFPRIPLWLALAVIIPPSWPSTWVYFGIVTVLSLIGWMGVARVMRGMTLSLREKEYILAAKVMGVSDWKIITRHLIPNTLSYLIVVSTLSIPGMILGESTISFLGLGIKEPMTSWGLLLSQAQSLSELESHPWLMVPGLFIMVAVLSFNFVGDALRDAVDPYRTVEKV; encoded by the coding sequence ATGGAAGGAACCAGAAAAAGGGTTGTCGAGAGCTTTTTCAAGCACAAGCTGGGTATGGTCGGGCTGGTGGCGCTCGCGATACTCTATTTCGTGGTGCTCCTCGCCGATTTCATATCCCCGTACAATTTCGCTGAGACCCACAGGAACTTCGTTTATGCCCCGCCTTCGAAGATAAGGTGGACGGATCCCGATGGCAGATGGGTCGGGCCTCACATATACGGGATGAAGAGGAGCAGGGACCCCGTCACCTTCGAGCTGGTCTATGTCGAGGACACCACCACCGTGGTGCCGATAAGGTTCTTTGTGAGGGGAGAGAAATACAGGTTCCTGGGGCTTTGGGAGACAGACCTGCACCTCTTCGGCGTGGAGGCGTCCACCGACAAAGCGATGCTTCTCCTCCTCGGCGCTGATAGATTCGGCCGTGACCTCTTTTCCAGGATCCTGGTCGGCGGCAGGGTGTCCATGACCGTCGGCCTCCTCGGGACGTTCCTCAGTGTCTTCATCGGGGCGATCGTAGGGGCGCTCTCGGGTTACTACGGTGGATGGGTTGATGTGCTCATCCAGAGGTTTACCGAGCTCCTCAGGTCATTTCCGAGGATTCCGTTGTGGCTTGCGCTTGCGGTGATCATCCCGCCGAGCTGGCCCAGCACTTGGGTGTACTTCGGGATCGTGACGGTGCTTTCTCTCATCGGCTGGATGGGGGTGGCGAGGGTCATGCGCGGAATGACGCTCAGCCTTCGCGAGAAGGAGTACATTCTCGCGGCCAAGGTGATGGGCGTCTCAGATTGGAAGATCATCACGAGACACTTGATACCGAATACCCTGAGCTACCTCATCGTCGTGTCGACCTTGTCCATCCCAGGGATGATCCTCGGCGAGAGCACCATCAGCTTTCTTGGCCTCGGCATCAAGGAGCCCATGACTAGCTGGGGGCTTTTGCTCAGCCAGGCCCAGTCTCTGAGCGAACTCGAGTCCCACCCGTGGCTGATGGTGCCCGGACTATTCATAATGGTAGCCGTGCTCTCCTTCAATTTCGTGGGGGATGCCTTGAGGGACGCGGTTGATCCATATAGGACGGTTGAGAAGGTATGA